Proteins encoded within one genomic window of Chrysiogenia bacterium:
- a CDS encoding PIN domain-containing protein has protein sequence MAVLLDTGAVYAFMDRRDSWHERVFAFLSSTAEHLLLPQPVLAEACYLVSKNLGTQPERNLLLDVHAGRFELTALVAADVLRAHDLLARYDDLRLGFVDASVAALAERLAITRIATIDRRDFSVIRPSHCDHFELLP, from the coding sequence ATGGCCGTACTGCTCGACACCGGGGCGGTATACGCCTTTATGGACCGCCGCGACAGTTGGCACGAGCGGGTCTTCGCGTTCCTTTCTTCGACGGCAGAACATCTTCTTCTGCCCCAGCCCGTACTTGCCGAAGCCTGTTACCTTGTTTCCAAGAACCTGGGGACCCAGCCCGAGCGCAATCTTTTGCTCGACGTCCATGCCGGGCGTTTTGAGCTAACCGCCCTTGTCGCCGCCGACGTCCTGCGCGCGCATGATCTGCTTGCTCGCTACGATGACCTTCGTTTGGGCTTCGTCGATGCCTCCGTTGCGGCCTTGGCTGAACGGCTTGCCATCACGCGCATTGCCACCATCGACCGGAGGGACTTCTCCGTTATTCGGCCCTCCCACTGTGACCACTTTGAGCTATTGCCGTGA
- a CDS encoding antitoxin family protein, with product MSRTIHAIFEDGVFKPVEPADLPSGAVVLVTLDDEVESAREYTGPWPRKFLSGACGDSGRSDISERAEELLEGFGQD from the coding sequence ATGAGCCGCACGATCCATGCGATTTTCGAGGACGGGGTCTTTAAGCCGGTCGAACCCGCCGATCTCCCTTCCGGGGCGGTCGTGCTGGTGACGTTGGATGATGAGGTCGAATCCGCCCGCGAATACACTGGTCCTTGGCCGCGCAAGTTCCTCTCAGGTGCCTGTGGTGACAGCGGACGCTCAGACATCTCCGAGCGCGCCGAGGAACTGCTTGAGGGATTCGGTCAGGATTGA
- a CDS encoding peroxiredoxin: MAKIGEGDRAPDFTLSDQGGKEIKFSDYRGKNVVLYFYPKDDTPGCTAESCAFRDSYEDFKDLGAEVIGISSDSPDSHTKFAAKYSLPFVLLSDRGGKVRKSFGVPTTFGLLPGRVTYVIDKEGVVRKIFNSQFNPKKHIDEARRVLAKLG, translated from the coding sequence ATGGCAAAGATCGGTGAGGGCGACCGCGCCCCGGACTTTACGCTCTCCGACCAGGGCGGCAAGGAAATCAAGTTCTCGGACTACCGCGGCAAGAACGTGGTGCTCTATTTCTACCCCAAGGACGACACCCCCGGCTGCACCGCCGAATCGTGCGCCTTCCGCGACAGCTACGAGGACTTCAAGGACCTGGGCGCCGAAGTGATCGGCATCTCCAGCGATTCCCCGGACTCGCACACAAAGTTCGCGGCCAAGTACTCGCTGCCCTTCGTGCTGCTCTCCGACCGGGGCGGCAAGGTGCGCAAGAGCTTTGGCGTGCCCACCACCTTCGGCCTGCTTCCCGGCCGCGTCACCTACGTGATCGACAAGGAAGGCGTCGTCCGCAAGATTTTCAATTCGCAGTTCAATCCCAAGAAACACATCGACGAAGCTCGCCGCGTGCTGGCCAAGCTGGGCTAG
- a CDS encoding TMEM165/GDT1 family protein has translation MDWKIFGTTFVTLFLAEMGDKTQLAVIAAVSKTGKPWTVFLSAALALVAVTAIGAGFGEALSRMIAPEVLEKIAGGAFVLIGVLILADIL, from the coding sequence ATGGACTGGAAGATTTTCGGAACGACTTTCGTCACCCTGTTTCTTGCCGAGATGGGCGACAAGACCCAGCTTGCAGTGATCGCCGCCGTATCCAAGACCGGCAAGCCCTGGACCGTGTTCCTGAGCGCCGCGCTCGCACTGGTGGCCGTTACGGCGATTGGCGCAGGATTCGGCGAGGCGCTCTCCCGGATGATCGCGCCCGAAGTGCTCGAGAAAATCGCCGGGGGCGCTTTCGTGCTCATCGGGGTGCTCATCCTGGCCGACATTCTCTAG
- a CDS encoding tetratricopeptide repeat protein produces the protein MSEFTAHPARKRFAELARLPDDEIPLDEAALLIQAEEESDFEVRQGLAALNALAEQIRYEIEREETLLQKFDVLREFIYERLEFHGSQDDYYCAENSYLGSVIERRAGIPITLAVVMMEVARRLDIPLQGVGFPMHFLVRLDLPKSAIFADPYDRAQVMLTEDCRFFLEQLSRGRIEFSEQLLAPATNRQILIRMLSNLKAVFARDGELERAITVVDRILLLSPRASHEHRDRGLLHFGLGRFGLALADLERYLVQEPEAPDRIEILGKVEEARAEIHKQN, from the coding sequence ATGAGCGAGTTCACCGCACATCCCGCGCGCAAGCGATTTGCCGAGCTGGCGCGACTTCCCGACGATGAGATCCCCCTCGACGAGGCGGCACTGCTCATCCAGGCCGAAGAAGAGTCGGACTTCGAAGTGCGCCAGGGGCTGGCCGCGCTCAACGCGCTGGCCGAGCAGATCCGCTACGAGATCGAGCGCGAGGAGACCCTGCTCCAGAAGTTCGATGTGCTCCGCGAGTTTATTTATGAGCGCCTGGAATTCCACGGGAGCCAGGACGACTACTACTGCGCCGAGAACAGTTACCTGGGCTCGGTCATCGAGCGCCGCGCGGGCATTCCGATCACCCTGGCGGTCGTGATGATGGAAGTGGCGCGCCGCCTGGACATCCCGCTGCAGGGCGTCGGGTTTCCCATGCACTTTCTGGTTCGGCTCGACCTGCCCAAGAGCGCGATCTTCGCCGACCCCTACGACCGCGCCCAGGTCATGCTGACCGAGGACTGCCGCTTTTTTCTCGAACAGCTCTCGCGCGGGCGCATCGAGTTTTCCGAGCAGCTTCTGGCGCCCGCCACGAACCGGCAGATCCTCATCCGCATGCTCTCAAACCTCAAGGCGGTCTTTGCCCGCGACGGGGAGCTCGAACGGGCCATCACCGTCGTGGACCGGATCCTGCTGCTCAGCCCCCGGGCCTCCCACGAACACCGCGACCGCGGACTGCTCCACTTCGGGCTTGGGCGCTTCGGCCTGGCGCTGGCCGACCTGGAGCGCTATCTCGTCCAGGAGCCCGAGGCCCCCGACCGCATCGAAATTCTGGGC